The Macaca nemestrina isolate mMacNem1 chromosome 12, mMacNem.hap1, whole genome shotgun sequence genome contains a region encoding:
- the LOC105488720 gene encoding liprin-beta-2 isoform X11 translates to MEKLITRMWKLLRRWNAPKELLSRTSLETQKLDLMTEVSELKLKLVGMEKEQREQEEKQRKAEELLQELRHLKIKVEELENERNQYEWKLKATKAEVAQLQEQVALKDAEIERLHSQLSRTAALHGDHTERDQEIQRLKMGMETLLLANEDKDRRIEELTGLLNQYRKVKEIVVVTQGPSERTLSINEEELEGGFRKWNTTNKGPEELFKQEMPPRCSSPTVGPPPLPQKSLEARAQKKLSCSLEDLRSESMDKCMDGNQPFPVVEPKDSPFLAEHKYPTLPGKLSGPTPNGEAAKSPPTVCQPDATGSSLLRLRDTESGWDDTAVVNDLSSTSSGTESGPQSPLTPDGKRNPKGIKKFWGKIRRTQSGNFNTDTLGMAEFRRGGLRATAGPRLSRTRDSKGQKSDANAPFAQWSTERVCAWLEDFGLAQYVIFARQWVSSGHTLLTATPQDMEKELGIKHPLHRKKLVLAVKAINTKQEEKSALLDHIWVTRWLDDIGLPQYKDQFHESRVDGRMLQYLTVNDLLFLKVTSQLHHLSIKCAIHVLHVNKFNPHCLHRRPADESNLSPSEVVQWSNHRVMEWLRSVDLAEYAPNLRGSGVHGGLIILEPRFTGDTLAMLLNIPPQKTLLRRHLTTKFNALIGPEAEQEKREKMASPAYTPLTTTAKVRPRKLGFSHFGNIRKKKFDESTDYICPMEPSDGVSDSHRVYSGYRDLSPLDAPELDGLDQVGQIS, encoded by the exons GAGCTGCTAAGCCGCACATCTCTTGAGACCCAGAAGCTTGATCTGATGACTGAAGTGTCTGAGCTGAAGCTCAAGCTGGTTGGCATGGAGAAGGAGCAGAGagagcaggaggagaagcagagaaaagcagAG GAGTTACTGCAAGAGCTCAGGCACCTCAAAATCAAAGTGGAAGAATTGGAAAATGAACGGAATCAGTACGAATGGAAGCTAAAGGCCACTAAG GCTGAAGTCGCCCAGCTGCAAGAACAGGTGGCCCTGAAAGATGCAGAAATTGAGCGTCTGCACAGCCAGCTCTCCCGGACAGCAGCTCTCCACGGTGACCACACAGAGAGAG ACCAAGAAATTCAACGTCTGAAAATGGGGATGGAAACTTTGCTGCTTGCCAATGAAGATAAG GACCGTCGGATAGAGGAGCTTACGGGGCTGTTAAACCAGTACCGGAAGGTAAAGGAGATTGTGGTGGTCACTCAAG GGCCTTCAGAGAGAACTCTCTCAATCAATGAAGAAGAACTAGAGGGAGGTTTCAGAAAGTGGAACACTACAAATAAGGGCCCTGAAGAATTATTTAAACAAGAG ATGCCTCCGAGATGTAGCTCTCCTACAGTGGGGCCACCTCCATTGCCACAGAAATCACTGGAAGCCAG gGCTCAGAAAAAGCTCTCTTGTAGTCTGGAAGACTTGAGAAGTGAATCTATGGATAAG TGTATGGATGGGAACCAGCCCTTCCCGGTGGTAGAACCCAAG GACAGCCCTTTCTTGGCGGAGCACAAATATCCCACTTTACCTGGGAAGCTTTCGGGACCCACGCCCAATGGAGAGGCTGCCAAATCTCCTCCCACTGTCTGCCAGCCTGATGCCACGGGGAGCAGCCTGCTGAGGCTGA GAGACACAGAAAGTGGCTGGGATGACACTGCTGTGGTCAATGACCTCTCATCCACATCATCGGGCACTGAATCAGGTCCTCAGTCTCCTCTAACACCAGATGGTAAACGGAATCCCAAAGGCATTAAGAAGTTCTGGGGAAA AATCCGAAGAACTCAGTCAGGAAATTTCAACACTGACACGCTGGGGATGGCAGAGTTTCGACGAGGTGGGCTCCGGGCGACCGCAGGGCCAAGACTCTCTAGGACCAGGGACTCCAAGGGACAGAAAAG TGACGCCAATGCCCCCTTTGCCCAGTGGAGCACAGAGCGTGTGTGTGCATGGCTGGAGGACTTTGGCCTGGCTCAGTATGTGATCTTTGCCAGGCAGTGGGTATCTTCTGGCCACACTTTATTGACAGCCACCCCTCAGGACATGGAAAAG GAGCTAGGAATTAAGCACCCTCTCCACAGGAAGAAGCTTGTTTTAGCAGTGAAAGCCATCAACACCAAACAGGAGGAGAAGTCTGCACTGCTAGACCACATCTGGGTGACAC GGTGGCTTGATGATATTGGCTTACCCCAGTACAAAGACCAGTTTCATGAATCTAGAGTTGACGGACGAATGCTGCAATACCTAACTGTG AATGATTTACTCTTCTTAAAAGTCACCAGCCAACTACATCATCTCAGCATCAAATGTGCCATTCACGTGCTGCATGTCAACAAGTTCAACCCCCACTGCCTGCACCGGCGGCCAGCTGATGAG AGTAACCTTTCTCCTTCAGAAGTTGTACAGTGGTCCAACCACAGAGTGATGGAGTGGTTGCGATCTGTGGACCTGGCAGAGTATGCACCCAATCTTCGAGGGAGTGGAGTCCATGGAGGCCTTATT ATCCTGGAGCCGCGCTTCACTGGGGACACCCTGGCTATGCTTCTCAATATCCCCCCACAAAAGACGCTCCTCAGGCGCCACCTGACCACCAAGTTCAATGCCCTGATTGGTCCAGAGGCTGAACAGGAAAAGCGAGAGAAGATGGCCTCACCAGCCTACACACCACTGACCACCACAGCCAAAGTCCGG CCAAGGAAACTAGGATTTTCACACTTTggaaacataagaaaaaagaagtttgatGAATCGACGGACTACATTTGCCCAATGGAGCCTAGTGACGGTGTCAGTGACAGTCATAGGGTCTACAGTGGCTACCGGGACCTCAGCCCCCTTGATGCCCCTGAACTGGATGGGCTGGACCAGGTGGGACAGATTAGCTGA
- the LOC105488720 gene encoding liprin-beta-2 isoform X10, with amino-acid sequence MSSEQWPRFPGKVSVLTDQVEAQGEKIRDLEVCLEGHQVKLNAAEEMLQQELLSRTSLETQKLDLMTEVSELKLKLVGMEKEQREQEEKQRKAEELLQELRHLKIKVEELENERNQYEWKLKATKAEVAQLQEQVALKDAEIERLHSQLSRTAALHGDHTERDQEIQRLKMGMETLLLANEDKDRRIEELTGLLNQYRKVKEIVVVTQGPSERTLSINEEELEGGFRKWNTTNKGPEELFKQEMPPRCSSPTVGPPPLPQKSLEARAQKKLSCSLEDLRSESMDKCMDGNQPFPVVEPKDSPFLAEHKYPTLPGKLSGPTPNGEAAKSPPTVCQPDATGSSLLRLRDTESGWDDTAVVNDLSSTSSGTESGPQSPLTPDGKRNPKGIKKFWGKIRRTQSGNFNTDTLGMAEFRRGGLRATAGPRLSRTRDSKGQKSDANAPFAQWSTERVCAWLEDFGLAQYVIFARQWVSSGHTLLTATPQDMEKELGIKHPLHRKKLVLAVKAINTKQEEKSALLDHIWVTRWLDDIGLPQYKDQFHESRVDGRMLQYLTVNDLLFLKVTSQLHHLSIKCAIHVLHVNKFNPHCLHRRPADESNLSPSEVVQWSNHRVMEWLRSVDLAEYAPNLRGSGVHGGLIILEPRFTGDTLAMLLNIPPQKTLLRRHLTTKFNALIGPEAEQEKREKMASPAYTPLTTTAKVRPRKLGFSHFGNIRKKKFDESTDYICPMEPSDGVSDSHRVYSGYRDLSPLDAPELDGLDQVGQIS; translated from the exons GAGCTGCTAAGCCGCACATCTCTTGAGACCCAGAAGCTTGATCTGATGACTGAAGTGTCTGAGCTGAAGCTCAAGCTGGTTGGCATGGAGAAGGAGCAGAGagagcaggaggagaagcagagaaaagcagAG GAGTTACTGCAAGAGCTCAGGCACCTCAAAATCAAAGTGGAAGAATTGGAAAATGAACGGAATCAGTACGAATGGAAGCTAAAGGCCACTAAG GCTGAAGTCGCCCAGCTGCAAGAACAGGTGGCCCTGAAAGATGCAGAAATTGAGCGTCTGCACAGCCAGCTCTCCCGGACAGCAGCTCTCCACGGTGACCACACAGAGAGAG ACCAAGAAATTCAACGTCTGAAAATGGGGATGGAAACTTTGCTGCTTGCCAATGAAGATAAG GACCGTCGGATAGAGGAGCTTACGGGGCTGTTAAACCAGTACCGGAAGGTAAAGGAGATTGTGGTGGTCACTCAAG GGCCTTCAGAGAGAACTCTCTCAATCAATGAAGAAGAACTAGAGGGAGGTTTCAGAAAGTGGAACACTACAAATAAGGGCCCTGAAGAATTATTTAAACAAGAG ATGCCTCCGAGATGTAGCTCTCCTACAGTGGGGCCACCTCCATTGCCACAGAAATCACTGGAAGCCAG gGCTCAGAAAAAGCTCTCTTGTAGTCTGGAAGACTTGAGAAGTGAATCTATGGATAAG TGTATGGATGGGAACCAGCCCTTCCCGGTGGTAGAACCCAAG GACAGCCCTTTCTTGGCGGAGCACAAATATCCCACTTTACCTGGGAAGCTTTCGGGACCCACGCCCAATGGAGAGGCTGCCAAATCTCCTCCCACTGTCTGCCAGCCTGATGCCACGGGGAGCAGCCTGCTGAGGCTGA GAGACACAGAAAGTGGCTGGGATGACACTGCTGTGGTCAATGACCTCTCATCCACATCATCGGGCACTGAATCAGGTCCTCAGTCTCCTCTAACACCAGATGGTAAACGGAATCCCAAAGGCATTAAGAAGTTCTGGGGAAA AATCCGAAGAACTCAGTCAGGAAATTTCAACACTGACACGCTGGGGATGGCAGAGTTTCGACGAGGTGGGCTCCGGGCGACCGCAGGGCCAAGACTCTCTAGGACCAGGGACTCCAAGGGACAGAAAAG TGACGCCAATGCCCCCTTTGCCCAGTGGAGCACAGAGCGTGTGTGTGCATGGCTGGAGGACTTTGGCCTGGCTCAGTATGTGATCTTTGCCAGGCAGTGGGTATCTTCTGGCCACACTTTATTGACAGCCACCCCTCAGGACATGGAAAAG GAGCTAGGAATTAAGCACCCTCTCCACAGGAAGAAGCTTGTTTTAGCAGTGAAAGCCATCAACACCAAACAGGAGGAGAAGTCTGCACTGCTAGACCACATCTGGGTGACAC GGTGGCTTGATGATATTGGCTTACCCCAGTACAAAGACCAGTTTCATGAATCTAGAGTTGACGGACGAATGCTGCAATACCTAACTGTG AATGATTTACTCTTCTTAAAAGTCACCAGCCAACTACATCATCTCAGCATCAAATGTGCCATTCACGTGCTGCATGTCAACAAGTTCAACCCCCACTGCCTGCACCGGCGGCCAGCTGATGAG AGTAACCTTTCTCCTTCAGAAGTTGTACAGTGGTCCAACCACAGAGTGATGGAGTGGTTGCGATCTGTGGACCTGGCAGAGTATGCACCCAATCTTCGAGGGAGTGGAGTCCATGGAGGCCTTATT ATCCTGGAGCCGCGCTTCACTGGGGACACCCTGGCTATGCTTCTCAATATCCCCCCACAAAAGACGCTCCTCAGGCGCCACCTGACCACCAAGTTCAATGCCCTGATTGGTCCAGAGGCTGAACAGGAAAAGCGAGAGAAGATGGCCTCACCAGCCTACACACCACTGACCACCACAGCCAAAGTCCGG CCAAGGAAACTAGGATTTTCACACTTTggaaacataagaaaaaagaagtttgatGAATCGACGGACTACATTTGCCCAATGGAGCCTAGTGACGGTGTCAGTGACAGTCATAGGGTCTACAGTGGCTACCGGGACCTCAGCCCCCTTGATGCCCCTGAACTGGATGGGCTGGACCAGGTGGGACAGATTAGCTGA